The Kineothrix sp. MB12-C1 genome includes a window with the following:
- a CDS encoding alpha-1,2-fucosyltransferase produces MNIIRMSGGIGNQMFQYALYLKLTSLGREVKFDDVTEYALDNARPIMLSVFGIDYPRATSEEIIEITDGSLHFADRVRRKLFGRRSRQYTEKTLGYDEEVMGKESAYLCGCFQSEKYFKDIEGKVREAFRFRQVQIPGDIARQIRDYEEQIEKDTSISLHIRRGDYLQVSEVYGGICTEAYYEKAIEYMTEKYPESHFFVFTNDTPWADAWCEEKKAANKKLNFTVIKGTKEDTGYIDLMLMSKCKHHIIANSSFSWWGAWLNASLDKCVIAPVKWLNTCEVHDIFTPDMVRIDAYGKIDFGHRTGL; encoded by the coding sequence ATGAATATTATTAGGATGTCCGGCGGAATCGGAAACCAAATGTTCCAATATGCTCTGTATTTGAAACTAACTTCGCTCGGCAGGGAAGTGAAGTTCGACGATGTGACGGAGTATGCGCTGGATAATGCAAGACCGATCATGCTTTCTGTTTTCGGTATCGATTATCCGAGGGCGACGAGTGAAGAAATAATAGAGATAACAGATGGTTCTCTTCATTTTGCGGATAGGGTAAGGCGGAAGCTGTTTGGACGAAGAAGCAGGCAATATACGGAAAAAACACTTGGATACGACGAGGAAGTGATGGGAAAAGAATCCGCTTATCTGTGCGGTTGTTTCCAAAGTGAAAAGTATTTCAAGGATATCGAAGGGAAGGTGCGGGAAGCCTTTCGTTTCCGGCAGGTACAAATACCAGGAGATATAGCGAGGCAGATTAGAGACTATGAAGAGCAAATTGAGAAGGATACTTCCATAAGTCTTCATATCAGACGGGGAGATTACTTGCAGGTATCGGAGGTGTACGGTGGTATTTGTACAGAAGCTTATTATGAAAAGGCAATAGAATATATGACGGAGAAATATCCGGAATCCCACTTTTTCGTGTTTACCAACGATACTCCTTGGGCGGATGCATGGTGTGAGGAGAAAAAGGCGGCGAATAAAAAGTTGAATTTCACGGTGATTAAGGGGACGAAGGAGGATACGGGTTATATTGATTTGATGTTGATGAGTAAATGCAAACATCATATTATTGCAAACAGTAGCTTTAGTTGGTGGGGCGCCTGGTTGAATGCTTCCCTGGATAAATGTGTAATTGCCCCTGTAAAATGGCTGAATACATGCGAGGTGCATGATATTTTCACGCCGGATATGGTTAGGATTGATGCATATGGAAAAATTGATTTCGGTCATCGTACCGGTTTATAA